In Vigna radiata mitochondrion, complete genome, the DNA window GAGGGGAGAAGACTCATTTTTCATTCTATTATCTATAGAGGGGGGGAGCCATTGTGAAGCCTAGAGAGGCGGAAGCGGCAAATCGCTTCTACCGAGTTCCACAACAGCAGCTTAGCTTAGTAGCTTAACTCTTTCTACTGGCGTGGCGCTGCTGGATGCTTCTGATCAATAGAACAGGAAGAGGAGTAAGCCAAAAAGAAAGACCACCAAAAGTAACGACCACCAAGATACGCATAGTGATTCGATCTTTTGATCACCCATTTTTGGAAAACCATTTTGGGGGGCTTCAGCCTTACACACGGAAGATTGGATTGCCTGAATCACGAGTCTTATATACTGTGTTACGATCACCTCATATTGATAAAAAGTCCAGAGAACAATTTGAAATGGAAATAAAGAAAAAATTTCTGATCATAAAAACAGAAAAGCATGAATTGCGCAAGAAGTTCTTTCGGTTAAAACGCCGTGCGACTCGGAGGACATAAGACTTCTTGGTCAAGCCAAAATGCCGGCAGAATGCTCCTACCCCACCATGCCTGGCCCTTTACCTTACCTTAAGAAAGAAGAAATGGGGGTATGAAGCGTGGGAAAGAATGAAGTGTCTGATACAACAGGTAACCTTAAGGAGTGGCGGCAAAGCTCTTGATTGATCAACGCGAGTGAACTGTGCTTAGACGCTTCGTAAAACCGCACCGATCTACGAGAGGAGCTGATGGATGAGTAGGCTTCCCCTTTCGATTTACGGAATGTGATCTGGGACACGATGGGGGTTTGCGTGCCTCGGTAGGAAAGAGATCACCGGAGTATAGCACAAGATCGCCTTTTTTTTTCTTGCTGCCATGGGGTCGACCTGTCAACAAGGTAAACCCAATGGGAACCAAAAACGGGAGGGTACCACATTGATTGACATTGGGCAGAAGACGATCCAAAAAGCGAAGGCTCACCCAGCTTAGATCGGCAGTGAGGGATGCTTACCTTCTTCTTAGAGAAAGGGGCAACCTATCTTACTAATAATAAAGGGGGTGGCATCGACTGGGGTTTTACACCCAGTTGGTGTAAGGGATGAATCACACTTTGCGGTCGGATTGCCAGAAATGGTGCCGACTGTCCATGAGGCGAACAATCGGTAGCGAGATACAGATCCGGAGAGATCTGGGTCTTCTATCTCAACATTTGGTTGTTTAACCTCACTCCACGACACATGGAGTCCTATTTGTTTGGTTTGGTTAACTAGGTGCCCCCCCACGACTGATGCGACATTCAGTCGTTTAGGCGAGTTTTGGTGTTTATTAAGATAAACCAGTTTGTCAAATGAATCCGGTTGGATTCGCAAATGTCTTATACTTGAGTATTTACATTGGAGGGCGGTGATCTGGAAGCCATCCCAGTGGAGGTTAGTCCAATGACTGACTTCTGCATCAGGTACCCCGGATAAGGAAAGACATGAAAATTAATTTTTCCAGGTATTTGTTTGACAAACTGTTGTCTCTTAAGACCATCAAATGGCACAATATTTTGTAAAATCTTATTAGTATTATAGATACTAATAATAGCTACCGACGGTCTGACCAAGGAACTCTGTATAGGAGCATACCTCGTAGCCAGGTAATTCAGTGAAACCGACGATCTGGCCCTCTGTTTACTGCTTTCTATCTAAAACAAGCAGCTACTTGCTGTAAGCAAGCGTATGCAGGGGTCAGTCAGTCGCACAGTTTATTACCTGTGGCCAGTGTCTCTGACGACCCTCAGATTATACCTTCCTTCCATCGCAAAATGATTCTGAAGAAGGATCAGAAGGCCGACTTATGGGTTCATATATATATGTCTTTAGTCTTTGTCGGGCTATTCGCCTGGCGAAACGGATTGACAGATCGATATTGAAATCGATAGTCACCCCTTCCACCGGTCTGCCAAGACAGTCTCAATTAAAAAATGAGATTGTCGCTTTATCTAAAGACCTGATCCTGAGGTACTGTCCTAGTTTTCTCTCAACTCCCTTGTGTCAGGGGGTACGTTGGGAGCCAACTTGGAAAGCGAGACCTTAGTGGAGGCCGTAAAGGTGAAAAGACGCGTGGAGGAATATTCTACCCTACCATCTGCGTCATGAAATCGTTTGGTTTGTACATCAATAGCCATTGTGACTATGATGCAGGGTTTCCTCTATGGTCCCCCTTTATCCGATACCCTTATGACCAAAAGAATTCAGAGATATCTCCATGGTCTACAGAGACCGCTGAGAGTACCATCCACTCTCTTTCGGGTCTAGACACTTCGGTGAGTCTATTGACTCAGGCTCCCCTGGTAGACTATCGCAATCTACCGAGGCTGGCGCTGGTAAGAGACAGATATTCGCCATAGGTAACTTTGTGAATCAAAGGGTCTTGAAGCCTCTTCATGATTTCCTCATGGACACGCTTCGGTCTATCCCAATGGATGGAACTTTGAATAAGCTCCGACCGTTCGTTGGATAGATGAAAAGGTTTCAGTAAGGTTTATTCTTTTGACTTGAAGTCTGCCACCGATAGGTGGCCCCTCAGTCTGAAGACTAACCACCTTATTAGAACTTTATTTGGTGGTCAGTCTGTTGGAGATTGTTTAGATGCAATCTTCAGCAGATCTATGAAGTACCCTTTCTTCGCTCAGTTCGAGGTGTCGTATTCTTTAGAGTAGGACAACCTCTTGGCTTTCTGTCTTCTTGGCCTCTCTTCACTTTAACACATCACTTAGTGATGTTT includes these proteins:
- the rps10 gene encoding ribosomal protein S10; the protein is MTTKIRIVIRSFDHPFLENHFGGLQPYTRKIGLPESRVLYTVLRSPHIDKKSREQFEMEIKKKFLIIKTEKHELRKKFFRLKRQRIFGAQYEILFSCKTRSDKGKLQRLLRSKILALTLS